The proteins below come from a single uncultured Dethiosulfovibrio sp. genomic window:
- a CDS encoding YgiQ family radical SAM protein encodes MALSGGFLPVNRRDMDLRGWSELDFLYISGDGYVDHPSFGPAVICRCLESWGFKVGIAAQPDWRTREDFLSMGRPRLGALVSAGNMDSMLNKLTAARNKRRTDAYSPGGEVGHRPDRATIVYCNIVRELWGEIPLVIGGIEASLRRMAHYDYWSDKVRRSILIDSRADLLIYGMGERQIKEIAERLRDGEDVSSLTGIRGTCHRSTESPEGSVVVPSFDEVVRDKKAFARAFDLWDREQDSIRGKTVCQPHGDRVVVQNPPALPLSTDEMDHVYDLPYTREPHPMYDDAGGIPAIEEVRFGIVSHRGCFGDCSFCAIVAHQGRIIQARSHRSILEEAKKLTEMGSFKGYIHDVGGPTANFRHPSCKKQLSQGTCVHRSCMAPEPCPGLDCDHSDYLDLLRKLKGLPKVKKVFIRSGIRYDYILAGKNREFLEELCRDHVSGILKVAPEHCSPSVLSLMGKPSIEVFLRFKAIFDRINAKINKKQFLIPYLISSHPGATLKDAVALAELLRDLGHVPDHVQDFIPTPGSLSTCMYYTEIDPSTGRGIFVAKTGHEKALQRALLQYNRPENRKLVLEALRMCGREDLIGFGETCLVRPEKGSVPVRRGGVEKNAKSASGGKGPRRRGRKP; translated from the coding sequence ATGGCGCTTAGTGGGGGTTTTTTGCCCGTAAATCGACGGGATATGGATCTAAGAGGCTGGTCGGAGCTGGACTTTCTCTACATTAGCGGAGATGGATACGTGGACCACCCTAGCTTTGGCCCGGCGGTGATCTGCCGTTGCCTTGAGTCCTGGGGTTTTAAGGTGGGAATAGCCGCTCAGCCCGATTGGCGCACCAGGGAGGATTTTCTATCCATGGGCCGTCCAAGGCTAGGGGCTCTGGTGTCGGCGGGAAATATGGATTCTATGCTGAACAAGCTAACCGCCGCCAGGAACAAAAGGCGGACCGACGCCTATTCCCCTGGTGGAGAGGTCGGTCACAGACCCGACAGGGCGACTATAGTCTACTGCAACATAGTGAGAGAGTTATGGGGGGAGATTCCCCTCGTCATAGGCGGTATAGAGGCCAGCCTTCGTCGGATGGCCCACTATGATTACTGGTCCGACAAGGTCCGTAGATCTATTTTGATCGACAGCAGGGCGGACCTGCTGATCTACGGCATGGGGGAGAGGCAGATCAAGGAGATAGCCGAGAGGCTCAGAGACGGAGAGGACGTCTCCAGTCTCACCGGGATAAGAGGTACCTGTCACAGGTCCACCGAATCTCCTGAGGGCTCGGTGGTGGTTCCCTCCTTCGACGAGGTGGTGCGGGACAAAAAGGCCTTCGCCAGGGCCTTTGACCTGTGGGACAGGGAGCAGGATTCCATCAGAGGAAAGACAGTCTGTCAGCCCCACGGGGACAGGGTGGTGGTCCAGAACCCTCCCGCCCTGCCTCTGTCCACCGATGAGATGGACCACGTCTACGACCTTCCCTACACCAGAGAGCCCCATCCCATGTACGACGATGCCGGAGGGATCCCGGCCATAGAGGAGGTCCGGTTTGGCATAGTGAGCCATAGAGGCTGTTTCGGCGACTGTTCCTTCTGTGCTATCGTGGCCCATCAGGGCAGGATAATCCAGGCAAGGAGCCACCGGTCGATCCTGGAGGAGGCCAAAAAGCTCACCGAGATGGGCTCTTTCAAGGGGTATATCCACGATGTCGGCGGGCCTACTGCCAATTTTCGCCATCCCTCCTGTAAAAAACAGCTCTCTCAGGGAACCTGTGTCCATAGGTCCTGTATGGCTCCAGAGCCCTGTCCCGGTCTCGACTGTGACCACTCGGACTATCTGGATCTCTTAAGGAAGCTGAAGGGGTTGCCTAAGGTTAAGAAGGTGTTTATCCGGTCTGGTATAAGGTACGACTATATCCTTGCGGGAAAAAACAGGGAGTTCCTGGAGGAGCTCTGCCGAGATCACGTCAGCGGTATACTTAAAGTGGCCCCGGAGCACTGTTCTCCTTCGGTGCTGTCGCTGATGGGAAAGCCCTCGATAGAGGTCTTTTTGCGGTTTAAGGCTATCTTCGACAGGATCAACGCCAAAATCAACAAGAAGCAGTTTCTAATTCCCTACCTCATATCCAGCCATCCTGGGGCCACTTTGAAGGATGCCGTGGCATTGGCGGAGTTACTGAGGGATTTAGGCCACGTGCCCGATCATGTCCAGGATTTTATACCGACTCCAGGGAGCCTTTCGACCTGTATGTACTATACCGAGATCGATCCCTCCACAGGGAGGGGCATATTCGTGGCTAAAACCGGCCACGAGAAGGCCCTTCAGAGGGCCCTTCTCCAGTACAACAGGCCGGAAAATCGAAAGCTTGTTCTGGAGGCTTTGAGGATGTGCGGCAGGGAGGATCTGATAGGTTTTGGAGAAACCTGTCTCGTTAGGCCCGAGAAGGGCTCTGTTCCGGTTAGGAGGGGTGGAGTTGAAAAAAACGCTAAGTCGGCTTCTGGAGGCAAAGGTCCCCGTCGTAGAGGTAGAAAGCCTTAA